A part of Neoarius graeffei isolate fNeoGra1 chromosome 8, fNeoGra1.pri, whole genome shotgun sequence genomic DNA contains:
- the LOC132890341 gene encoding uncharacterized protein LOC132890341, which yields MAGFWISVLVFSTMYPVQSGRHQVTTQSSEPDVYQPDKKLIVDIGASVTLQCFIFEVEVEEMIFFKQQNRKQPRIIVRFFNAARETFYNEFQNPRFQIKKHTNCFNLTILNTTLSDEAVYYCALTRPDPVFGEGTDLKFKGQSFTTESETSKPALCDHNTNMNTQEKTVLGLGTALGLCALLIFCLFYFILRRRKWDKMNTSVEDSKGMNQVRESEAETLNYAALKFSERKPKAGKKKTDSSDECVYADIQSNPGDAGLLHNPSQSQEFISLIKSSVWISATRRLCSVVFLKK from the exons ATGGCTGGATTCTGGATTTCAGTTTTGGTCTTTAGCACCATgt ATCCAGTCCAGTCTGGTAGACACCAGGTTACTACACAATCCTCAGAGCCAGATGTTTATCAGCCTGATAAGAAACTCATCGTGGATATCGGAGCCTCGGTGACTCTGCAGTGTTTTATTTTTGAAGTCGAAGTTGAAGAAATGATCTTTTTTAAGCAACAAAACAGAAAACAGCCTCGAATAATCGTCAGATTCTTTAACGCTGCTCGAGAAACGTTTTACAATGAATTCCAAAATCCTCGTTTCCAGATTAAAAAACATACAAACTGCTTCAATCTGACCATTTTAAACACCACGCTGTCTGATGAAGCCGTGTACTACTGTGCACTGACGAGACCCGACCCTGTGTTTGGAGAAGGAACTGATTTAAAATTTAAAG GTCAGAGTTTTACCACTGAATCAGAAACATCAAAACCAGCTCTGTGTGATCACAACACGAACATGAACACACAAGAGAAAACAG TGCTCGGTTTGGGAACGGCTTTGGGTTTGTGTGCACTTCTGATTTTCTGCCTCTTTTATTTCATACTGAGGAGAAGAAAATGGGATAAAA TGAACACTTCTGTAGAAGATTCTAAAGGAATGAATCAGGTACGT gaATCTGAAGCTGAAACACTGAATTATGCAGCTTTGAAATTCTCTGAGAGGAAACCCAAAGCTGGAAAAAAGAAAACTGACTCTTCGGATGAGTGTGTGTACGCCGAT aTCCAGTCCAACCCGGGAGACGCTGGGTTGCTGCACAATCCCTCACAGAGTCAGGAGTTTATCAGCCTGATAAAGAGCTCAGTGTGGATATCGGCGACTCGGCGACTCTGCAGTGTTGTCTTTCTGAAAAAGTAG
- the LOC132890342 gene encoding uncharacterized protein LOC132890342: MAGLWILVLIFSTMCTMQPDRLWIAAQSLTDTEVYQPDEELSVDICGSVTLRCCIFQNKGGKIFLFKQQNKKPPVFIAGPFNPAEETFHNEFQNSRFQINKSGNCFNLIIPKTTLSDEATYNCALTFSSGTQLKVKGTSKPALCDNSVASETMLHGNSTNMNTQEKSEVTRSLHSSVFGLGTALGFCALLIFCLIYIILRRRKCENCRLKASRGTMEEHEAETVNYAALKFSKQEAKAEKRNAGSCDECVYSGVKTTGSWH; encoded by the exons ATGGCTGGTTTGTGGATTTTAGTTTTGATCTTCAGCACCATGT GCACAATGCAACCTGACAGACTCTGGATTGCTGCACAATCCCTCACCGACACAGAAGTTTATCAGCCTGATGAAGAGCTCAGTGTGGATATCTGTGGCTCGGTGACTCTACGGTGTTGTATTTTCCAGAACAAAGGAGGAAAAATTTTCTTGTTTAAGCAACAAAATAAAAAGCCGCCCGTGTTTATTGCTGGACCGTTTAACCCTGCTGAAGAAACATTTCACAATGAATTCCAAAATTCCCGTTTTCAGATTAATAAAAGTGGAAACTGCTTCAATCTGATCATTCCAAAGACCACACTGTCTGATGAAGCCACATACAACTGCGCACTCACATTTTCATCTGGGACTCAGTTAAAAGTAAAAG GAACATCAAAACCAGCTCTGTGTGATAATTCAGTGGCATCTGAAACAATGCTGCATGGAAACAGCACAAACATGAACACACAAGAGAAATCAG AAGTGACCAGATCTCTGCACTCCTCAGTGTTCGGTTTGGGAACGGCTTTGGGTTTTTGTGCACTTCTGATTTTCTGCCTCATTTATATCATACTGAGGAGAAGAAAATGTGAAAACTGTAGAT TGAAGGCTTCTCGAGGAACGATGGAG GAACATGAAGCTGAAACAGTGAATTACGCAGCTCTGAAATTctccaaacaggaagccaaagctgaAAAGAGAAATGCTGGTTCATGTGATGAGTGTGTGTACTCTGGTGTGAAGACTACAGGCTCATGGCATTGA